In Myripristis murdjan chromosome 9, fMyrMur1.1, whole genome shotgun sequence, the following proteins share a genomic window:
- the LOC115365533 gene encoding trichohyalin isoform X2: MEKERRSLETSLKDRKVEMDSISFQLCKLQRQRDSCRQEVRIVEEELATQRRMALEDGVCMERKQTSVVVSVLEREEMERQLDSAKTELFAEQRRARDKLDSMQEKLEEAREELQRVTEEESSLRHRCACLEEKQRQRQEQMEALDCQVSELKGELGECTIKVGSLEKILAQRELQLLVLQEEHSALETERDALQGELQNLRKQHGTALKEAQEQAKRVMMAELEQKSKELALAHEQRIQMVHKKAEEEKASALTEQALSLKCHIESMQSSIKLKQEEARELRESLEQQWKMAKKREDMLHADALEKVHKAIVEERRKWEAEKLTAVQVHCGILEEQSRKSLERVRSEVEQEKRNALALQNKVVELHTRVEELESEACMQKREQESVLAVMCKSLKEEHQVELQRLHKHMEQESQQQVVKLEQAVQLAEEEADSLRKLLGESGSSHKQATARLEQQLRHWACELGAECQHLRLLLELSGARGATVQLPHSPTMAEALQNLQTLREQLEHKIRHLKQELDSQKQTHKQLIQDKERELHIQREQMGTERDQALDFLKERLIKEHIEDLSSLSRAHICEGGDEGKGVAASLRKQLKAKDLELRQVQRSMSEWKDQTAARLARKFEEELTAELERKMSKSREDFQEKPETPEGEMTVTARQCNDSGAQYSVSHPSSHAASPATSDMTSFKLLRHLQSRVTQLRAENQAYACSPSPLKRIPFDLSGSYLETITQSQDSVQIQSHPSIRMVPS; encoded by the exons atggagaaggagaggcgAAGTTTGGAAACCAgtttgaaagacagaaaagtggAGATGGACTCCATTAG CTTTCAGCTGTGTAagctgcagaggcagagagactcCTGTCGGCAGGAGGTTCGGATCGTGGAGGAAGAACTAGCAACTCAACGCAGAATGGCTTTAGAGGACGGGGTCTGCATGGAGAGG AAACAGACCAGTGTGGTTGTGTCAGTactggagagggaggagatggaAAGACAGCTGGACAGTGCCAAAACAGAACTGTTTGCTGAACAGCGGCGTGCAAGAGACAAGCTAGACTCCATGCAAGAA AAGCTGGAGGAGGCTCGTGAGGAACTGCAGCGggtcacagaggaggagagctcaCTGAGGCACAGATGTGCTTGTctggaagagaaacagagacagagacaggagcagATGGAG gctTTAGATTGTCAAGTGAGTGAGCTCAAGGGTGAGCTGGGAGAATGCACGATAAAGGTGGGCTCCCTGGAAAAGATTTTGGCCCAGAGGGaactgcagctgctggtttTACAGGAAGAACACAGTGCcctggagacagaaagagatgcaCTGCAGGGGGAGCTCCAAAACCTGAGGAAACAGCACGGCACTGCACTGAAAGAAGCCCAAGAGCAGGCCAAGAGAGTGATG ATGGCAGAATTAGAGCAGAAGAGCAAAGAGCTGGCTTTGGCTCATGAACAACGGATCCAGATG GTTCATAAGaaggctgaggaggagaaagcAAGTGCTTTGACAGAACAGGCATTATCTCTCAAATGTCACATTGAGTCCATGCAGAGCTCCATTAAG CTAAAACAGGAAGAAGCAAGGGAGCTAAGAGAATCTCTTGAGCAGCAGTGGAAGATGGCAAAGAAACGTGAAGATATGTTGCATGCAGATGCTTTGGAAAAG GTGCACAAAGCAAtagtggaggagagaaggaagtgGGAGGCAGAGAAATTGACAGCTGTGCAGGTGCATTGTGGGATACTGGAGGAGCAAAGCAGAAAGAGCTTGGAGAGAGTGAGGAGTGAGGTTGAGCAAGAGAAGAGGAATGCACTGgctcttcaaaataaagtggTGGAACTGCACACA AGAGTGGAGGAGTTGGAGAGTGAAGCCTGTATGcagaagagagagcaggagtCTGTGCTGGCTGTGATGTGCAAGTCTCTGAAGGAGGAGCACCAGGTTGAGCTGCAGagattacacaaacacatggaacaG GagagtcagcagcaggttgtaAAGCTTGAACAGGCTGTTcagctggcagaggaggaggctgacagCCTCCGGAAGTTGCTGGGTGAGAGTGGCAGTAGCCACAAGCAAGCCACAGCCAggctggagcagcagctcaggcACTGGGCCTGTGAGCTGGGGGCAGAGTGCCAGCATCTCCGCCTCTTATTGGAACTTAGTGGAGCCAGAGGAGCTACTGTGCAGCTCCCTCACAG tccTACAATGGCTGAAGCACTCCAAAATCTGCAAACACTTAGAGAACAATTAGAGCACAAGATCAGACATCTGAAGCAGGAGCTTGATTCTCAGAAACAAACGCATAAGCAGCTCATTCAAGACAAA GAGCGAGAGCTGCACATTCAGAGGGAACAGatggggacagagagagaccagGCTTTGGATTTTCTAAAGGAGCGGCTCATTAAG gagCATATTGAGGATTTAAGCAGTCTGAGCCGGGCCCATATTTGCGAGGGAGGGGATGAGGGGAAAGGAGTTGCAGCATCTCTTCGTAAGCAGCTGAAGGCCAAAGACCTGGAGCTGAGGCAGGTCCAGAGGAGCATGAGTGAGTGGAAGGACCAGACAGCTGCCCGCCTGGCTCGCAAGTTTGAAGAGGAGCTGACAGCTGAGCTGGAGAG GAAGATGTCAAAGTCACGAGAGGATTTTCAGGAGAAGCCTGAGACTCCTGAAGGAGAAATGACAGTTACTGCAAGG caATGTAATGATAGTGGAGCTCAGTATTCAGTCTCCCATCCGTCCTCCCATGCTGCCTCCCCCGCCACCTCAGACATGACCTCCTTCAAACTTCTGCGTCACCTCCAGAGCAGAGTCACGCAGCTCCGTGCTGAAAATCAGGCTTACGCCTGCAGCCCCTCTCCCCTGAAGAGGATCCCCTTTGATTTGTCAGGGTCCTATCTTGAAACA ATCACTCAATCTCAAGACAGTGTGCAGATTCAGAGCCACCCATCAATCAGGATGGTCCCAAGTTAA
- the LOC115365533 gene encoding trichohyalin isoform X1 translates to MKSDCLKMERQLSTLRKKCEKEEETLKLKKTHLSEVELSLSELKGKKKHALQELECLSAETAQMEKERRSLETSLKDRKVEMDSISFQLCKLQRQRDSCRQEVRIVEEELATQRRMALEDGVCMERKQTSVVVSVLEREEMERQLDSAKTELFAEQRRARDKLDSMQEKLEEAREELQRVTEEESSLRHRCACLEEKQRQRQEQMEALDCQVSELKGELGECTIKVGSLEKILAQRELQLLVLQEEHSALETERDALQGELQNLRKQHGTALKEAQEQAKRVMMAELEQKSKELALAHEQRIQMVHKKAEEEKASALTEQALSLKCHIESMQSSIKLKQEEARELRESLEQQWKMAKKREDMLHADALEKVHKAIVEERRKWEAEKLTAVQVHCGILEEQSRKSLERVRSEVEQEKRNALALQNKVVELHTRVEELESEACMQKREQESVLAVMCKSLKEEHQVELQRLHKHMEQESQQQVVKLEQAVQLAEEEADSLRKLLGESGSSHKQATARLEQQLRHWACELGAECQHLRLLLELSGARGATVQLPHSPTMAEALQNLQTLREQLEHKIRHLKQELDSQKQTHKQLIQDKERELHIQREQMGTERDQALDFLKERLIKEHIEDLSSLSRAHICEGGDEGKGVAASLRKQLKAKDLELRQVQRSMSEWKDQTAARLARKFEEELTAELERKMSKSREDFQEKPETPEGEMTVTARQCNDSGAQYSVSHPSSHAASPATSDMTSFKLLRHLQSRVTQLRAENQAYACSPSPLKRIPFDLSGSYLETITQSQDSVQIQSHPSIRMVPS, encoded by the exons aaatgtgaaaaagaggaagagacacTAAAGttgaagaaaacacatttaagtGAAGTTGAGCTCTCACTCTCTGAactaaaaggcaaaaaaaag catgctttgcaaGAGCTGGAGTGTTTGAGTGCAGAGACAGCacagatggagaaggagaggcgAAGTTTGGAAACCAgtttgaaagacagaaaagtggAGATGGACTCCATTAG CTTTCAGCTGTGTAagctgcagaggcagagagactcCTGTCGGCAGGAGGTTCGGATCGTGGAGGAAGAACTAGCAACTCAACGCAGAATGGCTTTAGAGGACGGGGTCTGCATGGAGAGG AAACAGACCAGTGTGGTTGTGTCAGTactggagagggaggagatggaAAGACAGCTGGACAGTGCCAAAACAGAACTGTTTGCTGAACAGCGGCGTGCAAGAGACAAGCTAGACTCCATGCAAGAA AAGCTGGAGGAGGCTCGTGAGGAACTGCAGCGggtcacagaggaggagagctcaCTGAGGCACAGATGTGCTTGTctggaagagaaacagagacagagacaggagcagATGGAG gctTTAGATTGTCAAGTGAGTGAGCTCAAGGGTGAGCTGGGAGAATGCACGATAAAGGTGGGCTCCCTGGAAAAGATTTTGGCCCAGAGGGaactgcagctgctggtttTACAGGAAGAACACAGTGCcctggagacagaaagagatgcaCTGCAGGGGGAGCTCCAAAACCTGAGGAAACAGCACGGCACTGCACTGAAAGAAGCCCAAGAGCAGGCCAAGAGAGTGATG ATGGCAGAATTAGAGCAGAAGAGCAAAGAGCTGGCTTTGGCTCATGAACAACGGATCCAGATG GTTCATAAGaaggctgaggaggagaaagcAAGTGCTTTGACAGAACAGGCATTATCTCTCAAATGTCACATTGAGTCCATGCAGAGCTCCATTAAG CTAAAACAGGAAGAAGCAAGGGAGCTAAGAGAATCTCTTGAGCAGCAGTGGAAGATGGCAAAGAAACGTGAAGATATGTTGCATGCAGATGCTTTGGAAAAG GTGCACAAAGCAAtagtggaggagagaaggaagtgGGAGGCAGAGAAATTGACAGCTGTGCAGGTGCATTGTGGGATACTGGAGGAGCAAAGCAGAAAGAGCTTGGAGAGAGTGAGGAGTGAGGTTGAGCAAGAGAAGAGGAATGCACTGgctcttcaaaataaagtggTGGAACTGCACACA AGAGTGGAGGAGTTGGAGAGTGAAGCCTGTATGcagaagagagagcaggagtCTGTGCTGGCTGTGATGTGCAAGTCTCTGAAGGAGGAGCACCAGGTTGAGCTGCAGagattacacaaacacatggaacaG GagagtcagcagcaggttgtaAAGCTTGAACAGGCTGTTcagctggcagaggaggaggctgacagCCTCCGGAAGTTGCTGGGTGAGAGTGGCAGTAGCCACAAGCAAGCCACAGCCAggctggagcagcagctcaggcACTGGGCCTGTGAGCTGGGGGCAGAGTGCCAGCATCTCCGCCTCTTATTGGAACTTAGTGGAGCCAGAGGAGCTACTGTGCAGCTCCCTCACAG tccTACAATGGCTGAAGCACTCCAAAATCTGCAAACACTTAGAGAACAATTAGAGCACAAGATCAGACATCTGAAGCAGGAGCTTGATTCTCAGAAACAAACGCATAAGCAGCTCATTCAAGACAAA GAGCGAGAGCTGCACATTCAGAGGGAACAGatggggacagagagagaccagGCTTTGGATTTTCTAAAGGAGCGGCTCATTAAG gagCATATTGAGGATTTAAGCAGTCTGAGCCGGGCCCATATTTGCGAGGGAGGGGATGAGGGGAAAGGAGTTGCAGCATCTCTTCGTAAGCAGCTGAAGGCCAAAGACCTGGAGCTGAGGCAGGTCCAGAGGAGCATGAGTGAGTGGAAGGACCAGACAGCTGCCCGCCTGGCTCGCAAGTTTGAAGAGGAGCTGACAGCTGAGCTGGAGAG GAAGATGTCAAAGTCACGAGAGGATTTTCAGGAGAAGCCTGAGACTCCTGAAGGAGAAATGACAGTTACTGCAAGG caATGTAATGATAGTGGAGCTCAGTATTCAGTCTCCCATCCGTCCTCCCATGCTGCCTCCCCCGCCACCTCAGACATGACCTCCTTCAAACTTCTGCGTCACCTCCAGAGCAGAGTCACGCAGCTCCGTGCTGAAAATCAGGCTTACGCCTGCAGCCCCTCTCCCCTGAAGAGGATCCCCTTTGATTTGTCAGGGTCCTATCTTGAAACA ATCACTCAATCTCAAGACAGTGTGCAGATTCAGAGCCACCCATCAATCAGGATGGTCCCAAGTTAA